From one Leifsonia sp. 1010 genomic stretch:
- a CDS encoding SGNH/GDSL hydrolase family protein, giving the protein MSSTAFASYIAIGDSFTEGVGDELPDGRVRGWADFVALGMAAASDGPFRYANLAVRGRKLGPIVAEQVEPAIAQHPDLVSLNGGGNDIMRPRVSIEGVARTLMDAADRVVASGSHMLLLSGANPSAHLPLGGLIRRRGEELAAAVRAMLPREGITFVDNWADQGLEDIRYWSEDRLHLGPLGHARVASNVLTALGIPVPSEWGVEEVAAAPAGESTRRTAEYYRRFVLPWIGRRLTGRSSGDGRAAKIATLTPVDPTSAHPL; this is encoded by the coding sequence GTGTCGAGCACTGCATTCGCCAGCTACATCGCCATCGGGGACAGCTTCACGGAGGGGGTCGGCGACGAACTGCCGGACGGCCGGGTGCGCGGCTGGGCCGACTTCGTCGCGCTCGGGATGGCCGCCGCGTCCGACGGGCCCTTCCGGTACGCGAACCTCGCTGTGCGCGGCCGCAAGCTCGGGCCGATCGTGGCCGAGCAGGTCGAGCCCGCGATCGCGCAGCATCCCGATCTGGTCAGCCTCAACGGCGGGGGCAACGACATCATGCGACCGCGCGTGTCCATCGAGGGCGTCGCGCGGACGCTGATGGATGCGGCCGACCGCGTCGTCGCATCCGGCAGCCACATGCTCCTGCTGAGCGGCGCGAACCCCAGCGCGCACCTGCCCCTCGGCGGTCTCATCCGTCGCCGCGGCGAGGAGCTGGCTGCCGCCGTGCGGGCGATGCTGCCGCGCGAGGGGATCACGTTCGTCGACAACTGGGCCGACCAAGGGCTGGAGGACATCCGCTACTGGTCGGAGGATCGCCTGCACCTCGGTCCGCTCGGTCACGCGCGGGTCGCGAGCAACGTGCTGACCGCCCTCGGTATCCCGGTCCCGAGCGAATGGGGTGTGGAGGAGGTCGCCGCCGCGCCTGCCGGCGAGAGCACGCGCCGTACGGCCGAGTACTACCGCCGCTTCGTGCTGCCGTGGATCGGCCGCCGGCTCACCGGGCGGTCCTCCGGCGACGGCCGCGCGGCGAAGATCGCCACCCTCACCCCCGTCGACCCGACCTCCGCCCACCCGCTCTGA